The genomic segment AGAGGATCTTCAGCCTGCCAGCGGACGCGGCTACATGCACGTCTGCCCGTTGTGCGGCCAGCCCCTTTCCCTTCACGACACCCGCGACGGGGACCAGGCGTACTGGTGTGTGCCCTGCGGCAAGGGGCACCGGGCGGGAGAGCTGCCGCTGGGTGCGCTGCGCCCCCTGCCGCACGCGGGCTGACCGATCTGCCCGGCGGGGTTGGGGCGCTATGCTGGGCGAGATGACTGCTCCCCCTCTTCCCCCTGGTGCCGGGCACGTGCTGGACGGACAGGTGATCGCCGTGACGAGTGCCGACCAGGGCTACGGGCGGGCGATCAGCGCGGCGCTGGCGCGGGCGGGGGCGAGCGTGGTGCTCGTCGGGGGCAACAGCGAGACGCTCGCTGCCGCCGCGAGCACCCTGGAACTCGCGGGCGGGACCGCCGTGCCCATCAAGGCGGACGTGGGCGTGCCCCTCGACTGGCTGAGCGCGCAGACCCGCATCCTGGAGATTTTCGGGGCGCTGCACGGCATCGTGCACCTCGCCGACAAGCGGGCGCACACCAACTTCACGCTGCTCAGCGAGGCCGAGTGGATGGAACTTTTCAACTGCAACGTGAAGAGCAGCGTCGGCATCGCGCAGATCGTCCGCCGCCGCCTCAGCGGCACGTGGCTGACCATCGTCGGCCCGCACCTCGACGAGCGCGGATTGCAGGTCTACCCCCAGCGCGGCGCGATCCGGGGCCTGGTCGAGCACGCCCACGACGAGGAATTGCGGATCAACCTCGTGCTGCCGGGGCGGGCGAGCACGGGGGAGGAGGCGCTCGACAGGCCGCTGGCCGACGCCGTGCTCGCCCTCGCCACCCCGGCCCTGCTGCACCTGCGCGGCACCGTTCTGGAGGTGCCTCTCCCTCCGGCGCCGAGGGTGCGCCCCCCCGACCCCGCCCTGCTGCTGTGAGGTGGGTGCAGTGAGGTGCCCCTACTGCTCGGCGCCCGACTCCAAGGTGGTCAACTCGCGCCCCAGCGACGACGGGGCGAGCATCCGCCGCCGCCGCGAGTGCCTGCGCTGCGCCCGGAGATTCACCACCTACGAGCGGGCCCAGCTCGAACCCCTGATGGTCGTCAAGCGCGGCGGCCAGCGCGAAGCCTTCAACCCCGACAAGCTGCTGCGCGGCCTGACCCTCGCCACCGAGAAGCGCCCGGTGCCCGCCGAGTTGCTGCGCGCCTTTGCCTACGGTTTCGAGGACGAGGTGCAGGTTCCCGAGATTGAGAGCGGCGAGATCGGCAAGCGCGCGATGAGCTTCCTGCGTCCCCTCGACGACGTGGCCTACATCCGCTTCGCCAGCGTGTACCGCGACTTCGACAGCCTGGAGCGGTTCATCGAGGAGATTCGCGGGCTCAAGGACGGGGACGGGAAGTAGGGGAGCTTTCAGCCACCAGCCCGCGCCAGAAG from the Deinococcus planocerae genome contains:
- a CDS encoding SDR family NAD(P)-dependent oxidoreductase; the encoded protein is MTAPPLPPGAGHVLDGQVIAVTSADQGYGRAISAALARAGASVVLVGGNSETLAAAASTLELAGGTAVPIKADVGVPLDWLSAQTRILEIFGALHGIVHLADKRAHTNFTLLSEAEWMELFNCNVKSSVGIAQIVRRRLSGTWLTIVGPHLDERGLQVYPQRGAIRGLVEHAHDEELRINLVLPGRASTGEEALDRPLADAVLALATPALLHLRGTVLEVPLPPAPRVRPPDPALLL
- the nrdR gene encoding transcriptional regulator NrdR, with the protein product MRCPYCSAPDSKVVNSRPSDDGASIRRRRECLRCARRFTTYERAQLEPLMVVKRGGQREAFNPDKLLRGLTLATEKRPVPAELLRAFAYGFEDEVQVPEIESGEIGKRAMSFLRPLDDVAYIRFASVYRDFDSLERFIEEIRGLKDGDGK